In Pedobacter sp. SL55, the following proteins share a genomic window:
- a CDS encoding acyl-CoA thioesterase, whose translation MNFHTRKWIKPEDLNPNGSLFGGSLLKWIDEEAAIYAMCQLEAPRVVTKLISEINFVSSGKLGDIVEMGMTAAEFGRTSITLKCEVRNKVTKKAILTIDRMVFVNVNDEGEPIPHGKSRIRKMDEKLENMG comes from the coding sequence ATGAATTTTCACACTCGTAAATGGATTAAACCCGAAGACTTAAACCCAAATGGCAGCCTTTTTGGAGGCAGTTTATTAAAATGGATTGATGAAGAAGCAGCAATTTATGCCATGTGCCAGTTAGAAGCCCCGAGAGTGGTAACCAAATTAATTTCGGAAATCAACTTTGTTTCTTCTGGCAAATTAGGAGATATTGTAGAAATGGGCATGACCGCAGCCGAGTTTGGAAGAACCTCTATTACCCTAAAATGCGAGGTAAGAAATAAAGTCACTAAAAAAGCAATTTTAACGATAGATAGAATGGTCTTTGTAAATGTAAATGATGAAGGCGAACCTATTCCTCATGGCAAATCTCGTATCAGAAAGATGGATGAAAAGCTGGAAAATATGGGATAG
- a CDS encoding metallophosphoesterase family protein — MKAVTFITLLLIMLVCLSSQKPYQDKKIKKTIKIAVISDLNSSYGATAYHPDVYATLKELENIKPDIILCAGDMIAGQKASLTTAQTQAMWNSFDNNILKPIQRTKVPFGFTVGNHDASPSYLQDRELAQQFWKSKQKQLGLNFIDQSHFPFYYSYQQNGIFFISWDAAGSKVNQEVFNWMEKQLQSKAAKKAKLRILLGHLPLYAIVASKNKPGEVLANNEKTANFFEQNGIDLYISGHQHAYYPSFAKKLRLLNTGCVGEGPRPLLGDHRPATRAYTMIEVPVNEAKKFSYQTFIPNTNGSTIEFSKLPDSVVGFNGISKKDVALGRQ; from the coding sequence ATGAAAGCAGTTACTTTTATCACTTTGCTCTTAATTATGCTCGTTTGCTTGTCTTCGCAGAAGCCATATCAAGACAAAAAAATAAAGAAAACCATCAAAATTGCAGTCATCAGCGATCTCAATTCGAGCTACGGCGCTACCGCTTACCATCCAGATGTTTACGCAACTTTAAAAGAACTTGAAAATATTAAACCCGACATCATTTTATGTGCTGGCGATATGATAGCTGGGCAAAAGGCATCCTTAACTACAGCGCAAACCCAAGCCATGTGGAACAGTTTCGACAATAACATCCTGAAACCGATACAACGAACGAAAGTTCCTTTTGGCTTTACCGTGGGCAACCACGATGCCTCTCCTTCTTACCTGCAAGATCGAGAACTGGCCCAACAATTTTGGAAAAGTAAACAGAAACAACTAGGCCTCAATTTTATCGATCAGTCGCATTTTCCATTTTATTACAGTTACCAACAAAATGGCATTTTCTTCATCAGTTGGGATGCGGCAGGATCTAAAGTAAACCAGGAGGTGTTTAATTGGATGGAAAAGCAACTACAATCTAAAGCAGCAAAAAAAGCAAAATTGCGTATCCTTTTAGGCCATTTACCGCTTTATGCCATTGTAGCTAGCAAAAATAAACCCGGAGAAGTGTTAGCCAACAACGAAAAAACGGCCAATTTCTTTGAACAGAACGGCATCGATTTATATATCAGCGGTCACCAACATGCTTATTATCCTTCATTCGCAAAAAAATTAAGGCTACTAAATACAGGCTGTGTTGGCGAAGGCCCACGACCCTTGCTAGGTGATCATCGGCCTGCAACAAGAGCTTACACTATGATAGAAGTACCTGTTAATGAAGCCAAAAAGTTCAGTTATCAAACGTTTATACCAAACACTAACGGCAGCACTATCGAATTTTCTAAATTACCCGATTCTGTTGTTGGTTTTAATGGCATTTCTAAAAAAGATGTAGCGTTAGGCCGTCAATAA
- a CDS encoding BadF/BadG/BcrA/BcrD ATPase family protein: MILIADGGSTKTNWCLINEAGRKIHFNTEGYNPYFAKQDYIENSLRTTLPDSLDASKLEEIYYYGAGCSTDANKKIVSDAMQRVFVNAKIYVDHDLLASCRALLGDEPGFAAILGTGTNTCLYDGNGITLNIDSLGYFLGDEGSGSYIGKRLLADYMKGFMPKGLSESFFNIYGLSNEDIFDNIYNKPLPNRFCASFSKFLYDFKTTYQEYTEDVVDTAFTAFFEKLVIHYPSYDKHLLNVVGSVGYSFRDRLSVVADKYEMGVGKIIRSPIDDLVDYHLSKK, encoded by the coding sequence ATGATACTTATTGCAGACGGTGGATCTACTAAAACCAACTGGTGCTTAATTAATGAAGCCGGTAGGAAAATCCATTTTAACACCGAGGGTTACAATCCTTATTTTGCAAAGCAAGACTACATTGAAAATTCTTTGAGAACCACTTTGCCCGATAGCTTAGATGCCTCTAAACTAGAAGAAATTTACTACTACGGCGCAGGTTGCTCTACAGATGCAAACAAAAAAATTGTATCAGATGCAATGCAGAGAGTTTTTGTAAATGCTAAAATCTATGTAGATCATGATTTGTTAGCTTCTTGTCGTGCACTTTTAGGCGACGAGCCAGGCTTTGCAGCTATTTTAGGTACGGGCACCAACACTTGTTTATACGATGGTAATGGCATTACGTTAAACATCGATTCGTTAGGTTATTTCTTGGGCGATGAAGGCAGTGGTAGTTACATTGGCAAACGTCTGTTGGCCGATTATATGAAAGGTTTTATGCCAAAGGGATTAAGCGAAAGTTTCTTCAATATTTATGGCTTAAGCAATGAAGATATTTTCGACAACATCTACAACAAACCTTTGCCAAACCGTTTCTGCGCAAGTTTCAGTAAATTTTTATACGATTTTAAAACTACCTACCAAGAGTACACAGAAGATGTAGTTGATACTGCTTTTACCGCATTCTTCGAAAAATTGGTAATACATTACCCTAGCTACGATAAACATCTGTTAAATGTGGTAGGCTCGGTTGGTTACAGCTTTAGAGATAGGTTAAGTGTAGTTGCCGATAAATACGAAATGGGCGTTGGCAAAATCATCCGTTCGCCAATAGATGATTTAGTAGACTACCATTTAAGTAAAAAATAA
- a CDS encoding threonine aldolase family protein, with protein MQPKIDFRSDTVTKPTAGMLDAMMTAKVGDDVYGEDETVNALERKLAGMFGMEAGLFCPSGTMTNQIAIKCFTQPLDEVICDQTAHVYRYEGGGIAYNSMASVRLLYGERGILTPELIEPEINEENIHYPKTSLVVLENTVNKGGGKCYNLEQIEAVHNLCNIKGLKLHLDGARLLNALVATGDKAAAYGHFFDGISICLSKGLGAPVGSVLLGSNEMIKQARRIRKALGGGMRQAGFLAAAGIYALDHHVNRLAEDHLHAKALAAALAQTNYVAAVMSPETNIVLFDVEGRYKAEEVVKALGKKGILCNTTSSKTIRLVTHLDVTPAMIDQTIEVIGKLEV; from the coding sequence ATGCAACCAAAAATAGATTTTAGAAGTGATACCGTAACCAAGCCAACGGCAGGAATGCTTGACGCAATGATGACCGCCAAAGTGGGCGATGATGTATATGGCGAAGATGAAACTGTGAATGCGCTCGAAAGGAAGCTTGCAGGTATGTTCGGTATGGAGGCAGGGCTGTTCTGTCCATCGGGTACCATGACCAATCAAATTGCCATTAAATGTTTTACGCAACCGCTTGATGAGGTAATTTGTGATCAAACAGCACATGTTTATCGTTACGAAGGTGGTGGCATAGCCTATAATTCAATGGCTTCGGTAAGGTTGTTGTATGGCGAAAGAGGTATTTTAACTCCAGAATTGATAGAGCCCGAAATTAACGAAGAGAATATCCACTACCCAAAAACAAGTTTGGTGGTGTTAGAAAATACGGTAAACAAAGGCGGAGGCAAGTGCTATAATTTAGAGCAAATAGAAGCGGTGCATAACTTGTGTAACATTAAAGGTTTAAAGTTGCATTTAGATGGTGCCAGACTTCTTAATGCATTGGTAGCTACTGGCGATAAGGCGGCGGCTTATGGTCACTTTTTTGATGGCATTTCTATCTGTCTATCTAAGGGCTTGGGCGCTCCGGTAGGTTCGGTGCTACTTGGTTCTAATGAAATGATTAAGCAGGCCAGAAGAATTAGAAAAGCCTTGGGTGGCGGAATGCGACAAGCCGGTTTCTTAGCTGCTGCGGGTATTTATGCGTTAGACCATCATGTAAATAGGCTGGCGGAAGATCATTTACACGCAAAGGCTTTGGCGGCTGCTTTAGCGCAAACAAATTATGTGGCAGCGGTAATGTCGCCAGAAACTAATATTGTATTGTTTGATGTGGAGGGCAGGTACAAAGCAGAAGAGGTGGTAAAGGCTTTGGGTAAAAAAGGGATTTTATGTAATACCACATCTAGTAAAACCATTCGTTTGGTAACGCATTTAGATGTTACACCTGCAATGATAGATCAAACTATTGAAGTAATTGGTAAGTTGGAGGTTTAG
- a CDS encoding DUF2721 domain-containing protein, whose amino-acid sequence MQLTLNVPALFFPAISLIMLAYTNRFLALATLVRSLKSKYEQSDPNPGLHQQIKNLRYRLRLIKNMQAFGVLSFACCLFCMLFIYLEHLFTAEIFFALSLFFFLVSLLISLLEIQLSTKALELELSSIEGIEDDSIVKKIKKKFEH is encoded by the coding sequence ATGCAACTTACCCTAAACGTACCTGCCCTTTTCTTCCCCGCCATTAGTTTAATTATGCTGGCCTACACCAATCGTTTTTTAGCTCTAGCTACTTTGGTGCGAAGTTTAAAATCAAAATATGAACAAAGTGACCCTAACCCTGGCTTACACCAACAAATTAAAAATTTACGTTATCGTTTAAGATTGATTAAAAACATGCAGGCTTTTGGTGTATTGAGTTTCGCCTGCTGTTTATTCTGCATGTTGTTTATTTATTTAGAACACCTCTTTACTGCCGAAATTTTCTTTGCATTAAGTTTGTTCTTTTTTTTGGTGTCGTTGTTAATATCCTTACTAGAAATACAATTAAGCACCAAAGCGCTAGAATTAGAACTAAGTTCTATAGAAGGAATAGAGGATGATTCTATTGTGAAGAAAATCAAGAAGAAGTTTGAACACTAG
- the accC gene encoding acetyl-CoA carboxylase biotin carboxylase subunit, which yields MNKILIANRGEIALRIMRSAKEMGIKTVAVFSEADRNALHVRYADEAICIGPAPSNQSYLVGSKIIEACKLTGAKAIHPGYGFLSENPAFAKEVKAAGLILIGPTPEAMEIMGNKLSAKAAALKYNIPMVPGTEEAITNVEEAKVRAVEVGFPILIKAAAGGGGKGMRIVEKVEDFKEQMQLAVSEATSAFGDGSVFIERYVTSPRHIEIQVLGDTHGNIVHLFERECSVQRRHQKVVEEAPSSVLTPEIREKMGKCAVDVARSVNYVGAGTVEFILDENLDFFFLEMNTRLQVEHPVTEMITGLDLVKEQIKIARGEALSYQQDDLKISGHAIELRVYAEDPLNNFLPDIGTLQTYQTPKGYGVRVDDGFEQDMEIPIYYDPMIAKLITYGKDRAEAIERMIRAIAEYDITGIQTTLSFGKFVMQHPAFVSGHFDTHFVSKYFNQDSLKSENEQEAMIAAIATVLLLQKQNVSQVSVAEKQQSNWVQNRRKV from the coding sequence ATGAATAAAATATTGATAGCAAATAGAGGTGAAATTGCTTTGCGTATTATGCGTTCGGCGAAGGAAATGGGCATCAAAACCGTGGCAGTGTTTTCGGAGGCAGATAGGAATGCGCTCCACGTTCGTTATGCCGACGAAGCAATATGTATTGGTCCGGCGCCATCCAATCAATCTTATTTGGTGGGCAGTAAAATTATCGAAGCCTGTAAACTTACTGGCGCCAAAGCCATTCATCCGGGCTATGGTTTCTTGTCAGAAAATCCCGCTTTTGCGAAAGAAGTAAAAGCTGCGGGCTTAATTTTGATTGGCCCAACGCCCGAAGCAATGGAAATTATGGGCAACAAGCTTTCAGCAAAGGCAGCGGCGCTGAAATACAACATTCCCATGGTTCCTGGTACCGAAGAAGCTATAACCAATGTAGAGGAAGCAAAAGTTCGTGCGGTAGAAGTAGGTTTTCCTATCCTCATTAAAGCAGCAGCAGGCGGCGGCGGTAAGGGAATGCGTATAGTAGAAAAGGTGGAAGATTTTAAAGAGCAAATGCAATTGGCTGTAAGCGAAGCCACTTCTGCCTTTGGCGATGGTTCAGTTTTTATAGAACGTTACGTTACCTCGCCTCGTCATATCGAAATACAGGTGTTGGGCGATACTCACGGTAATATTGTACATCTTTTCGAAAGAGAATGCTCGGTACAGCGCCGCCACCAGAAAGTAGTAGAAGAAGCACCCTCATCCGTTTTAACACCCGAAATTCGCGAGAAAATGGGCAAGTGTGCGGTAGATGTAGCTCGTTCTGTAAATTACGTTGGTGCAGGCACAGTTGAGTTTATTTTGGATGAAAATCTCGATTTTTTCTTTCTAGAAATGAACACCCGTTTGCAGGTAGAGCATCCTGTAACGGAAATGATTACTGGCTTAGATTTAGTAAAAGAGCAAATCAAAATTGCTCGTGGCGAAGCATTAAGCTACCAACAAGATGATTTGAAGATTAGCGGCCATGCCATAGAACTTCGTGTGTACGCCGAAGACCCACTGAATAATTTCTTGCCAGATATTGGTACTTTGCAAACCTATCAAACCCCAAAAGGTTATGGCGTACGTGTAGATGATGGCTTTGAGCAAGACATGGAAATTCCAATTTATTACGACCCCATGATTGCCAAGCTCATCACTTATGGTAAAGATCGTGCAGAAGCTATCGAGCGAATGATTAGAGCAATTGCAGAATATGACATTACGGGCATACAAACTACCCTTAGCTTTGGTAAATTTGTAATGCAGCATCCAGCTTTTGTTTCTGGGCATTTCGATACGCATTTTGTGAGCAAATACTTTAACCAAGATAGCCTAAAGAGCGAAAACGAGCAAGAAGCAATGATAGCGGCAATTGCAACAGTTTTGTTGTTGCAAAAGCAAAATGTATCACAAGTATCGGTAGCAGAAAAACAACAAAGCAACTGGGTGCAAAATAGACGCAAGGTTTAA
- a CDS encoding riboflavin synthase — MFTGIIETLGTVQNIQKEGDNIHFTIASNISNELKIDQSVAHNGVCLTVVKLDESSHTVTAIDETLQKTNLGHLTVGSKVNLERCMQMNARLDGHIVQGHVDQTATCILINELDGSWEYRFKYDTSKGNVTVEKGSACVNGISLTVVNSADDEFSVFIIPYTHEHTNLQDVKVGDLVNLEFDIIGKYVARLMARN, encoded by the coding sequence ATGTTTACAGGAATAATAGAAACCCTAGGCACTGTCCAAAATATACAAAAAGAAGGCGATAACATCCATTTTACCATCGCTTCTAACATTAGCAACGAGCTAAAAATAGACCAAAGTGTTGCACACAATGGCGTTTGCTTAACTGTGGTTAAACTAGATGAAAGTAGCCACACCGTAACTGCCATAGATGAAACTTTGCAAAAAACCAATTTAGGTCATTTAACTGTTGGGTCAAAAGTGAATTTAGAGCGTTGCATGCAAATGAATGCCCGTTTAGATGGGCACATTGTACAGGGGCACGTAGATCAAACCGCTACTTGCATTTTGATAAATGAGTTGGATGGAAGTTGGGAATATCGCTTTAAATACGATACTTCAAAAGGCAATGTAACCGTAGAAAAAGGTTCGGCTTGTGTAAATGGCATTAGCTTAACGGTTGTAAATTCTGCCGATGATGAGTTTTCTGTTTTTATCATCCCTTACACACACGAGCACACCAATTTGCAGGATGTAAAAGTTGGCGATTTGGTTAATTTGGAGTTCGATATTATTGGCAAATATGTAGCTCGTTTAATGGCTAGGAATTAA
- a CDS encoding DUF4268 domain-containing protein, translated as MFSKEEATRLRQQFWISFGQYMKPVPGAEGLPVNWVNYKTGVKNIFFRMDAEKKQASVAIEIAHPDEGIRELFFEQFQEFKLLLVNALNEKWDWLPSVTNSYDKQVARIEMVLPNVSVYNQQQWPEIIAFLKPRIIALDEFWTDVKPVFEDLK; from the coding sequence ATGTTCAGCAAAGAAGAAGCAACAAGGTTACGCCAACAGTTTTGGATCAGTTTCGGGCAATACATGAAACCCGTACCTGGCGCCGAAGGATTGCCAGTGAATTGGGTGAATTACAAAACAGGTGTTAAAAATATCTTCTTCCGTATGGATGCCGAGAAAAAACAAGCCAGCGTTGCTATAGAAATTGCGCACCCAGATGAAGGCATAAGAGAGCTATTTTTTGAGCAATTTCAAGAGTTTAAGTTGTTGCTAGTAAATGCACTTAACGAAAAATGGGATTGGTTGCCCTCGGTTACCAATAGCTATGATAAACAAGTAGCCAGAATAGAAATGGTGTTGCCAAATGTAAGTGTGTATAACCAGCAACAATGGCCAGAAATCATTGCGTTTTTAAAACCTCGTATTATCGCCTTAGATGAATTTTGGACAGATGTTAAACCTGTTTTCGAAGATTTAAAGTAA